In one window of Desulfovibrio sp. DNA:
- the ureC gene encoding urease subunit alpha has protein sequence MIRIPRSQYAELYGPTTGDRIRLADTELWIEIERDHTVYGDEVCFGGGKVIRDGMGQSQISNADGAMDTVITNAVIMDAALGIIKADLGIRHGRIAAIGKAGNPDVQPHVDVIIGPGTEIIAGEGCLLTAGGMDSHIHFICPQQVEEALASGITTMLGGGTGPATGTNATTCTPGPWHLERMLAATDALPMNFGFLGKGNAAMPEALREQLEAGACGLKLHEDWGTTPAAIDTCLTVADEYDVQVAIHTDTLNEAGFVEDTLAAFCGRTIHTYHTEGAGGGHAPDILRACSLPNVLPSSTNPTRPYTVNTVDEHLDMLMVCHHLNPSLPEDAAFADSRIRRETIAAEDILQDMGVISMISSDSQAMGRVGEVITRAWQTAHKMKVQRGPLPEDHGHGNDNFRVRRYLAKYTCNPAVTHGLSHAIGAVAPGLLADLVLWKPAFFGVKPSLVIKGGQIAAAPMGDANASIPTPQPMHYRPMFGALGQAAAAASLSFVSRAFMENGGKERLREMGLLRGLSPCRGTRALCKSDLLLNCATPAIFVNPQTYEVRADGEILTCAPAEVLPLAQRYFLF, from the coding sequence ATGATCCGCATCCCCAGAAGCCAGTATGCCGAACTGTACGGCCCCACCACGGGCGACCGAATCCGCCTTGCGGACACGGAACTGTGGATTGAAATTGAGCGCGACCACACCGTTTATGGCGATGAAGTCTGCTTTGGCGGCGGCAAGGTCATTCGCGACGGCATGGGCCAGAGCCAGATCAGCAATGCTGACGGCGCTATGGACACCGTCATCACCAATGCCGTCATCATGGATGCGGCCCTTGGCATCATCAAGGCTGATCTTGGCATACGCCATGGCCGCATCGCCGCCATCGGCAAGGCGGGCAACCCCGATGTGCAACCCCATGTGGACGTGATCATCGGCCCCGGCACGGAGATTATCGCTGGTGAAGGCTGCCTGCTCACCGCTGGCGGCATGGATTCGCACATCCATTTTATCTGCCCGCAGCAGGTGGAAGAAGCCCTTGCCAGCGGCATCACCACCATGCTTGGAGGAGGCACCGGCCCTGCCACGGGCACCAACGCCACCACCTGCACTCCCGGCCCCTGGCATCTGGAGCGCATGTTGGCCGCCACAGACGCGCTGCCCATGAACTTTGGTTTTCTGGGCAAGGGCAATGCCGCCATGCCCGAGGCCCTGCGCGAACAGCTTGAGGCAGGCGCTTGCGGCCTGAAACTGCACGAAGACTGGGGCACCACCCCGGCCGCCATTGACACCTGCCTTACTGTGGCTGACGAATACGATGTGCAGGTCGCCATCCATACCGATACGCTCAATGAGGCGGGCTTTGTGGAGGACACGCTGGCCGCGTTCTGTGGCCGCACCATCCACACCTACCACACGGAAGGCGCAGGTGGCGGTCACGCGCCCGACATCCTGCGCGCCTGCTCCCTGCCCAACGTGCTGCCTTCGTCCACCAATCCCACCCGGCCCTATACGGTGAATACCGTAGACGAGCACCTGGACATGCTCATGGTTTGCCACCATCTCAACCCCTCCCTGCCGGAAGACGCGGCCTTTGCCGATTCGCGCATCCGGCGCGAGACCATTGCCGCAGAGGATATCCTGCAGGATATGGGCGTGATTTCCATGATTTCGTCCGACTCGCAGGCCATGGGCCGCGTGGGCGAGGTCATCACCCGCGCATGGCAGACCGCCCACAAGATGAAGGTGCAGCGCGGCCCCCTGCCCGAAGACCACGGGCACGGCAACGACAATTTCCGCGTACGCCGGTATCTGGCAAAATACACATGCAACCCTGCGGTAACCCACGGCCTTTCCCACGCCATCGGCGCCGTGGCCCCCGGCCTTCTGGCCGACCTCGTGTTGTGGAAGCCCGCCTTCTTTGGGGTCAAACCCTCGCTGGTCATCAAGGGCGGGCAGATTGCCGCCGCGCCCATGGGCGATGCCAACGCCTCCATCCCCACGCCGCAGCCCATGCACTACCGGCCCATGTTCGGCGCATTGGGCCAGGCTGCGGCTGCCGCCAGCCTGAGCTTCGTTTCGCGCGCCTTTATGGAAAACGGCGGCAAAGAGCGGCTGCGCGAGATGGGGCTGCTGCGCGGGCTTTCCCCATGCCGGGGTACGCGCGCCCTGTGCAAGAGCGACCTTTTGCTCAACTGCGCCACTCCGGCCATTTTTGTGAATCCGCAAACATATGAAGTCCGCGCTGACGGTGAAATACTCACCTGCGCTCCGGCGGAGGTGCTCCCGTTGGCGCAACGGTATTTTTTGTTCTAG
- the urtD gene encoding urea ABC transporter ATP-binding protein UrtD, which yields MKTQQDILHGRSLDDVAEAARVYEETHPPFDKRPLKLRARPPRHMMSKPDIALYMEKISVSFDGFKALNDLTFYVDKGELRCVIGPNGAGKTTMMDVITGKTRPDAGSAWFGRTCNLLQMDEVAIAQAGIGRKFQKPSVFEALSVLQNLELALAGDKRVWPTFHARLSADDKVFIEEVLHRIRLTELARLQAGKLSHGQKQWLEIGMLLMQKPQLLLLDEPVAGMTPEEMDRTIDLLHDLEGEQSIMVVEHDMEFVRAIAHRVTVLHQGSVLAEGTMDEMQNHPAVVEAYLGEPLGAA from the coding sequence ATGAAGACCCAGCAGGATATTTTGCACGGGCGCAGCCTTGACGACGTGGCCGAAGCTGCCCGCGTCTACGAAGAAACGCACCCCCCCTTTGACAAGCGCCCCTTGAAGTTGCGTGCCCGGCCCCCGCGCCACATGATGTCCAAGCCGGACATCGCGCTGTACATGGAAAAAATCAGCGTGAGCTTTGACGGTTTCAAGGCGCTCAATGACCTGACTTTCTATGTGGACAAGGGCGAGCTGCGCTGCGTTATCGGCCCCAACGGCGCGGGCAAGACCACCATGATGGACGTGATCACCGGAAAAACCCGGCCTGATGCCGGTTCCGCATGGTTTGGCCGCACCTGCAACCTGCTGCAGATGGATGAGGTCGCCATCGCCCAGGCCGGCATTGGCCGCAAGTTCCAGAAGCCCTCAGTGTTCGAGGCCCTGAGCGTGCTGCAAAATCTGGAACTGGCCCTGGCTGGCGACAAAAGGGTATGGCCCACGTTCCACGCGCGGCTCTCTGCCGACGATAAAGTCTTTATTGAAGAAGTGCTGCACCGCATCCGTCTGACGGAACTGGCCCGTTTGCAGGCAGGCAAGCTCTCGCACGGGCAGAAACAGTGGCTTGAAATCGGCATGCTGCTCATGCAGAAACCGCAGCTTCTGCTGCTGGACGAACCCGTTGCGGGCATGACGCCTGAAGAAATGGACCGCACCATCGATCTGCTGCACGACCTTGAAGGCGAACAGAGCATCATGGTGGTGGAGCACGACATGGAATTTGTGCGGGCCATTGCCCACAGGGTCACGGTGTTGCATCAGGGCAGCGTGCTGGCCGAGGGCACCATGGACGAGATGCAGAACCACCCAGCCGTGGTGGAAGCCTATCTGGGTGAACCGCTGGGCGCTGCCTAG
- the glpK gene encoding glycerol kinase GlpK has translation MAAQYILALDQGTTSSRAILFDHNANIVQIAQKEFTQLYLQAGWVEHSPNEIFDSQSYVVRECLRNAQVSGNALAAIGITNQRETTIVWEKSTGAPIYNAIVWQDRRTAAFCDQLRAEGKARVIQDKTGLVLDAYFSGSKIRWILDTIPGARARAEAGELLFGTVDTWLVWNLSKRGAHVTDPSNASRTLLFNIHTRQWDDELLAIMGVPRAMLPEIVPSSSITAWTHPEFFGHAVPIAGIAGDQQAAAYGNGCMKEGMAKNTYGTGCFLLLNTGERPPTSQNNLLATVAWQTDRGCSYALEGSVFVAGAAVQWLRDGLGLIKDSSELEGLATTVPDNGGVYMVPAFVGMGAPYWDQYARGTIVGLTRGTTRGHIARAAIEAIALQTLDIIDAMKKDTGISLTTLRVDGGASRNNMLMQFQADLTGVVVERPTITETTALGAAYLAGLAVEFWESEEALAHKWKLDRRFTPTMAQDKKEKMLHQWHRAVARASHWIEEQTPDQAP, from the coding sequence ATGGCTGCACAGTATATATTGGCTCTTGATCAGGGCACAACCAGTTCACGGGCAATCCTCTTTGACCACAACGCCAACATCGTTCAGATCGCGCAAAAAGAATTCACACAACTCTACCTTCAGGCGGGCTGGGTGGAACACAGCCCCAATGAAATTTTCGACTCACAAAGTTACGTTGTTCGCGAATGCTTGCGCAATGCACAGGTAAGCGGCAACGCCCTGGCAGCCATCGGGATCACCAACCAACGCGAAACCACCATTGTTTGGGAAAAATCTACCGGAGCGCCCATCTATAACGCCATAGTCTGGCAAGACCGTCGCACCGCAGCCTTTTGCGACCAGCTGCGGGCCGAAGGAAAAGCCAGGGTCATTCAGGATAAAACCGGTCTTGTCCTTGACGCGTATTTCTCCGGCAGCAAGATACGCTGGATTCTTGATACCATTCCCGGCGCCCGCGCGCGGGCTGAAGCAGGCGAACTTCTGTTCGGCACAGTGGATACATGGCTTGTCTGGAATCTCAGCAAGCGTGGGGCCCATGTCACGGATCCCTCCAATGCCAGCCGCACTCTGCTTTTTAACATTCACACGCGGCAATGGGATGATGAACTGCTGGCAATCATGGGCGTACCGCGTGCCATGTTGCCCGAAATTGTCCCCTCTTCCAGCATCACAGCGTGGACGCATCCTGAATTTTTTGGGCACGCCGTCCCCATTGCCGGCATTGCAGGAGACCAGCAGGCAGCGGCATACGGCAACGGCTGCATGAAAGAAGGCATGGCCAAAAACACTTACGGAACTGGCTGCTTTCTGTTGCTGAATACCGGCGAAAGGCCACCCACAAGCCAGAACAACCTGCTTGCCACAGTGGCGTGGCAAACAGACCGGGGCTGTTCTTACGCTCTTGAAGGCAGTGTTTTTGTGGCGGGTGCGGCTGTTCAATGGCTCCGGGACGGGCTTGGACTCATCAAAGACTCGTCCGAGCTGGAAGGGTTGGCAACCACTGTCCCTGATAATGGCGGCGTATATATGGTTCCGGCATTTGTGGGCATGGGCGCACCCTATTGGGATCAATACGCCAGGGGTACGATTGTCGGCCTGACAAGAGGCACCACAAGAGGCCATATCGCCCGCGCCGCCATTGAGGCCATTGCTTTACAGACGCTCGATATTATTGATGCCATGAAAAAAGACACTGGCATCAGCCTTACGACCTTGCGTGTGGACGGCGGCGCCAGCAGAAACAACATGCTTATGCAGTTTCAGGCCGACCTCACGGGAGTGGTGGTGGAACGCCCCACCATTACAGAAACAACGGCTCTTGGCGCTGCATACCTGGCGGGGCTTGCTGTGGAATTTTGGGAAAGTGAAGAAGCTCTTGCCCATAAATGGAAGCTCGATCGCCGCTTCACGCCCACAATGGCGCAAGACAAAAAAGAAAAAATGCTGCACCAGTGGCACCGCGCCGTTGCACGGGCCTCGCATTGGATAGAGGAACAGACGCCTGACCAAGCGCCATAG
- a CDS encoding urease subunit beta, producing MIPGEIHMAEGDITLNALSEGHEVVLEVSNTGDRPIQVGSHYHFFEVNPALTFARESARGMRLDIPAGTAVRFEPGQKREVRLVPYAGARRVFGFRAQIMGALDAEIRREEKA from the coding sequence ATGATTCCCGGTGAAATCCATATGGCAGAGGGCGACATAACCCTCAACGCACTTTCGGAAGGACACGAGGTGGTGCTGGAAGTTTCCAATACCGGCGACAGACCCATTCAGGTGGGTTCGCACTATCATTTTTTTGAAGTAAACCCGGCTCTGACCTTTGCCCGCGAATCAGCGCGCGGCATGCGGCTGGACATACCCGCCGGAACAGCCGTGCGCTTTGAGCCGGGGCAGAAACGCGAGGTCCGCCTCGTGCCTTACGCCGGAGCCCGCCGTGTGTTCGGCTTTCGCGCCCAGATCATGGGGGCGCTTGATGCCGAAATCCGCAGGGAGGAAAAAGCATGA
- a CDS encoding urease subunit gamma, whose product MELLPREKDKLLLFTAGLLAERRRARGLRLNYPESVAYISLAVLEGARDGQSVAELMGSCRNLLTREDVMDGVPEMIHEVQVEATFPDGTKLVTVHDPIL is encoded by the coding sequence ATGGAACTTCTGCCCAGAGAAAAAGACAAGCTGCTGCTTTTCACCGCCGGATTGCTGGCGGAAAGGCGCAGGGCTCGCGGACTCAGGCTCAATTATCCCGAGTCTGTGGCCTACATCAGCCTGGCGGTGCTTGAAGGCGCGCGCGACGGGCAAAGCGTGGCCGAACTCATGGGTTCGTGCCGCAACCTGCTCACGCGTGAGGACGTCATGGACGGCGTGCCCGAGATGATCCACGAAGTGCAGGTGGAGGCCACCTTTCCTGACGGCACCAAGCTTGTGACCGTACACGACCCCATTCTGTAG
- the urtB gene encoding urea ABC transporter permease subunit UrtB: protein MRTALLLCCLVIFSLPPAVLASGPEPDGNAGGAVSTPSASPVQTSPSILPADLLKTLVSPKVADRDAAIAALEKDDNNLAAPLREKLLEALLRNTLLADAAAGALFVSDDAGQARPLDARGELGVPQSADSLRKVGTSNRQRQRITDILNAQALTSTDTAKRRQASAALMESATPPLDAEALHKLLDGEKDETVRGNLSAAFALYVAADPGSARSEQLAAVTALDSSGSPAALDALRTLAASSDTAVAKAAGDALYFQRISAQWAQFFEMLFFGTSLGSILVLAAIGLAITFGVMGVINMAHGELIMLGAYTAWGMQQILPGQPGLALILAVPAAFLVSGGMGVLLEKTVIRFLYGRPLETLLATFGISLVLQQAVRTVFSPLNRAVQNPDFMSGVWQITQHFSLTCNRVYIIIFCLGVFALIHVAMHRTRLGLEVRAVSQNRAIARCMGVRASRVDALTFGLGSGVAGMAGVALSQVSNVGPNLGQTYIVDSFMVVVFGGVGNLWGTLTGGLALGIANKFLEPASGAMLSKIIILVCLILFIQKRPRGLFPQKGRAVEA, encoded by the coding sequence ATGCGCACGGCGCTCTTGCTCTGCTGCCTCGTAATTTTCAGTCTGCCTCCCGCAGTGCTGGCGTCCGGGCCGGAACCGGACGGCAATGCCGGGGGTGCGGTTTCTACTCCTTCCGCGTCCCCGGTGCAAACTTCGCCATCCATTCTTCCAGCCGATCTGCTCAAGACTCTCGTGAGCCCCAAAGTTGCGGACAGGGATGCGGCCATTGCCGCGCTGGAAAAGGATGACAACAACCTTGCCGCGCCACTGCGCGAAAAACTGCTGGAAGCGCTGCTGCGCAACACCCTGCTGGCCGATGCCGCTGCCGGAGCGCTTTTTGTGAGCGACGATGCAGGTCAGGCACGGCCCCTTGACGCCAGGGGCGAACTTGGCGTGCCCCAGTCTGCCGACAGTCTGCGCAAGGTGGGCACAAGCAACCGTCAGCGCCAGCGCATTACGGATATCCTCAACGCGCAGGCCCTTACCTCCACAGACACGGCCAAACGCCGTCAGGCATCGGCAGCCCTTATGGAGAGCGCCACCCCGCCCCTCGATGCGGAGGCCCTGCACAAACTGCTGGATGGAGAAAAGGACGAAACCGTGCGCGGCAACCTCAGCGCGGCCTTTGCCCTGTACGTGGCGGCTGACCCAGGCTCCGCGCGCTCCGAGCAGCTTGCCGCCGTCACGGCCCTGGACAGCAGCGGCAGCCCCGCCGCCCTCGACGCCCTGCGCACCCTTGCCGCATCATCTGACACGGCTGTGGCCAAAGCGGCGGGCGACGCCCTGTATTTCCAGCGTATTTCCGCCCAGTGGGCACAATTTTTTGAGATGCTCTTTTTTGGCACGAGCCTGGGTTCCATTCTTGTGCTGGCCGCCATTGGCCTTGCCATCACCTTTGGCGTCATGGGGGTCATCAACATGGCCCACGGCGAACTGATCATGCTCGGGGCTTACACAGCCTGGGGCATGCAGCAGATATTGCCGGGCCAGCCCGGGCTTGCCCTCATTCTGGCTGTTCCCGCCGCCTTTCTGGTCAGCGGCGGCATGGGCGTGCTTCTTGAAAAAACCGTTATCCGCTTTCTTTATGGCCGCCCGCTGGAGACACTTCTGGCAACATTCGGCATCAGCCTTGTGCTGCAACAGGCCGTGCGCACGGTTTTTTCGCCCCTGAACCGGGCCGTGCAAAATCCGGATTTCATGAGCGGCGTGTGGCAGATCACCCAGCATTTCAGCCTGACCTGTAACCGTGTGTACATCATCATTTTCTGCCTTGGCGTGTTTGCGCTCATCCATGTGGCCATGCACCGCACCCGGCTGGGGCTTGAGGTGCGCGCAGTATCACAAAACAGGGCCATTGCCCGCTGCATGGGCGTGCGGGCCTCGCGCGTGGACGCGCTGACCTTTGGCCTTGGCTCCGGCGTGGCTGGTATGGCTGGCGTGGCCTTGAGTCAGGTTTCCAACGTTGGGCCCAACCTGGGCCAGACCTACATTGTGGATTCCTTCATGGTGGTGGTGTTCGGCGGCGTAGGCAACCTCTGGGGCACGCTGACAGGCGGGCTGGCTCTGGGCATTGCCAACAAGTTTCTGGAGCCTGCCAGCGGGGCCATGCTCTCCAAGATCATCATCCTGGTCTGCCTTATCCTGTTTATCCAAAAGCGCCCGCGCGGATTGTTTCCGCAAAAAGGCCGTGCGGTGGAGGCGTAA
- the urtC gene encoding urea ABC transporter permease subunit UrtC, producing the protein MATDIFERERLLNTPTRNFLAVTAVLSLAVIAGSLLPAGSALHVPGYMVTLLGKYLTYSLLALSVDLVWGFMGVLSLGHGAFFALGGYGFGMYLMRQIGARGVYGNANLPDFMVFLNWKELPWFWQGSEYFVVALLLVVLLPGLLAYVFGRLAFGSRVSGVYFSIMSQAMTYALLLAFFRNEMGFGGNNGLTDFKTLLGFGLQTDGMRTALFACSAVALMAGYILCRAVTASRLGRVCVAVRDAESRVRFIGYRVERYQVAVFTLSAVLAGIGGALYVPQVGIINPGEFSPLNSIEIVVWVALGGRGRLYGAVLGAFAVNAFKTWFTAVMPEAWLFALGGMFVLVTVFLPQGLAGLPDQWRNRATPDSPADSAKEGAAA; encoded by the coding sequence ATGGCGACCGACATCTTTGAACGCGAAAGGCTGCTCAACACGCCTACCCGCAATTTTCTGGCTGTCACCGCAGTGCTGTCGCTGGCCGTGATTGCAGGCAGCCTGCTGCCCGCAGGCAGCGCCTTGCACGTGCCGGGCTACATGGTCACCCTGCTGGGCAAATATCTGACCTACTCCCTGCTGGCGCTTTCCGTCGATCTGGTCTGGGGATTCATGGGGGTGCTCAGCCTTGGGCACGGGGCGTTTTTCGCTCTTGGGGGCTACGGCTTCGGCATGTACCTCATGCGGCAGATAGGCGCGCGCGGCGTGTACGGCAATGCCAATCTTCCGGACTTCATGGTTTTTCTGAACTGGAAGGAACTGCCCTGGTTCTGGCAGGGCAGCGAATACTTTGTGGTGGCCTTGCTGCTTGTGGTGCTGCTGCCAGGCCTGCTGGCCTATGTGTTTGGCAGGCTGGCCTTTGGATCGCGGGTTTCGGGCGTCTATTTTTCCATCATGAGTCAGGCCATGACCTATGCCCTTCTGCTGGCTTTTTTTCGTAATGAAATGGGCTTTGGCGGCAACAACGGCCTTACAGACTTCAAGACCTTGCTGGGCTTTGGACTGCAGACAGACGGCATGCGCACAGCCCTGTTCGCCTGCTCCGCCGTGGCTCTCATGGCTGGCTACATCCTGTGCAGGGCTGTCACGGCATCGCGCCTTGGACGCGTGTGCGTGGCCGTGCGTGATGCGGAAAGTCGCGTGCGTTTTATCGGCTACAGGGTGGAGCGGTATCAGGTGGCGGTGTTCACGCTTTCCGCCGTTCTGGCTGGTATTGGCGGCGCTCTGTATGTGCCGCAGGTGGGCATCATCAACCCCGGTGAATTTTCTCCCCTCAATTCCATTGAAATTGTGGTCTGGGTGGCGCTTGGGGGCCGTGGGCGGCTTTATGGCGCGGTGCTTGGCGCATTTGCCGTCAATGCCTTTAAAACGTGGTTTACGGCTGTCATGCCCGAAGCATGGCTGTTTGCCCTTGGTGGCATGTTTGTGCTGGTGACCGTCTTCCTGCCCCAGGGTCTGGCTGGTTTGCCTGATCAGTGGCGCAACCGCGCAACGCCAGATTCCCCTGCCGATTCCGCCAAAGAAGGAGCCGCAGCATGA
- a CDS encoding urease accessory protein UreD: MSAATVNPANNLHGHCFTPDRRWSARMDLDFAVRQGRTALAKMQFSGPLRVQRPFYPEAAPTNAPGRAQASQPCHCCLLHPPGGLVSGDDLNLAVRLEQGAHVLLTAPSASKFYAADAHNVAQRQTTDLTVTGGMLEWLPRETIIYDGARAEMRTSVELDNASACIGWEMICLGRPAANERFTHGSVRQSLILTRGGLPLLHEVLRFVGGDALQECACGLGGQAVSATLFAVGRGAGTGDTTDAAGHDLAALEACCAALQDLLSPSRDFDAAPDDALGNTHGDTPGGTPGGAHDAVPCGQSPAAGGSSVQARPVPLPAHMGERAGATVRGEVLVVRYLGPDMEEARNLLLTAWNMLRPALTGCPPHMPRIWYGAF, translated from the coding sequence ATGTCTGCCGCCACCGTAAACCCTGCCAACAATCTCCACGGCCACTGCTTTACGCCTGACCGGCGCTGGAGCGCGCGCATGGATCTGGATTTTGCGGTGCGGCAAGGGCGTACCGCGCTGGCAAAAATGCAGTTCAGCGGGCCCTTGCGTGTACAGCGGCCATTCTATCCCGAAGCAGCGCCCACGAATGCGCCGGGTCGGGCGCAGGCATCCCAACCCTGCCACTGCTGCCTGCTGCATCCGCCTGGCGGCCTTGTGAGCGGCGACGACCTGAACCTTGCCGTGCGGCTGGAGCAAGGCGCACACGTATTGCTCACCGCCCCCTCGGCCTCCAAGTTCTACGCTGCGGATGCGCACAACGTGGCCCAACGCCAGACCACAGATCTTACAGTTACAGGCGGTATGCTGGAATGGCTGCCGCGTGAAACCATCATCTATGACGGGGCGCGGGCCGAAATGCGTACATCGGTGGAGCTGGACAATGCCAGCGCCTGCATTGGCTGGGAAATGATCTGCCTTGGCCGCCCTGCCGCCAATGAACGTTTTACCCACGGCAGCGTGCGCCAGAGCCTCATCCTCACCCGCGGAGGTCTGCCCCTGCTGCATGAGGTGCTGCGCTTTGTAGGCGGCGATGCCCTGCAAGAATGCGCCTGTGGCCTTGGCGGTCAGGCGGTTTCCGCCACCCTCTTTGCCGTGGGGCGCGGAGCGGGTACGGGCGACACTACAGATGCCGCCGGACATGACCTCGCCGCGCTGGAAGCCTGCTGCGCCGCCCTGCAGGACCTGCTCTCGCCCAGCCGCGACTTTGATGCTGCGCCAGACGATGCGCTTGGCAATACTCATGGCGACACTCCAGGTGGCACTCCAGGTGGCGCTCATGATGCTGTGCCTTGCGGCCAAAGCCCTGCTGCTGGCGGCAGTTCCGTTCAGGCAAGGCCTGTTCCCCTGCCTGCCCACATGGGGGAGAGGGCCGGAGCCACTGTGCGTGGCGAGGTGCTTGTGGTGCGTTATCTGGGTCCGGACATGGAAGAAGCGCGCAACCTGCTGCTGACGGCCTGGAATATGCTGCGGCCAGCGCTGACCGGCTGCCCGCCGCACATGCCGCGCATCTGGTACGGAGCTTTTTAG
- the urtA gene encoding urea ABC transporter substrate-binding protein has translation MLVILCGSLNAKAADDTIKVGILHSLSGTMAISETTLKDVMLMLIDEQNKKGGLLGKKLEAVVVDPASNWPLFAEKARELLSKDKVAAVFGCWTSVSRKSVLPVFEELNGLLFYPVQYEGEESSRNVIYTGAAPNQQAIPAVDYLMNDLGVKRWVLAGTDYVFPRTANKIIEAYLISKGVKKEDILINYTPFGHSDWQSIVAEIKKFGNAGKKAAVVSTLNGDANVPFYKELANQGITAADIPVMAFSVGEEELSGIDTKPLVGHLAAWNYFMSVDNPANKAFIKKWHDFTKNPKRVTNDPMEAHYIGFNLWVKAVEKAQSTDVDKVLKAIVGLETPNLTGGVAKVLPNHHITKPVLIGEIQADGQFQVVWETPSVVPGEAWSHYLPESKDLIGDWTDPINCGNYNTKTKKCGGASK, from the coding sequence ATGCTCGTCATCCTGTGCGGCTCGCTGAACGCGAAGGCCGCGGACGACACCATCAAGGTAGGCATTCTGCATTCGCTTTCCGGCACCATGGCCATCAGCGAGACAACCCTGAAAGACGTCATGCTCATGCTTATTGACGAGCAGAACAAAAAAGGCGGCCTTCTGGGCAAAAAGCTGGAGGCCGTGGTTGTCGACCCAGCCTCCAACTGGCCCCTGTTTGCAGAAAAGGCTCGCGAACTGCTGAGCAAGGACAAGGTCGCCGCTGTTTTCGGCTGTTGGACCTCGGTTTCTCGCAAGTCCGTGCTGCCCGTGTTTGAAGAACTCAACGGCCTCCTGTTCTATCCCGTGCAGTACGAAGGTGAAGAATCCTCGCGCAACGTCATTTACACCGGCGCGGCCCCGAATCAGCAGGCCATCCCCGCTGTGGACTATCTGATGAACGACCTCGGCGTTAAGCGCTGGGTGCTGGCCGGTACGGACTACGTGTTCCCCCGCACCGCCAACAAGATCATTGAAGCTTACCTGATCTCCAAGGGCGTGAAAAAGGAAGACATCCTCATCAACTACACGCCCTTCGGCCATTCCGACTGGCAGTCCATCGTTGCTGAAATCAAAAAGTTCGGCAACGCGGGTAAAAAGGCCGCCGTGGTTTCCACCCTCAACGGCGACGCCAACGTGCCTTTCTACAAGGAACTCGCCAACCAGGGCATCACTGCCGCCGACATTCCTGTCATGGCTTTCTCCGTGGGTGAAGAAGAACTCTCCGGCATAGACACCAAGCCTCTGGTGGGCCACCTGGCCGCCTGGAACTACTTCATGAGCGTGGATAATCCCGCCAACAAGGCCTTCATCAAGAAGTGGCACGATTTCACCAAGAACCCCAAGCGCGTGACCAACGACCCCATGGAAGCCCATTACATCGGCTTCAACCTGTGGGTGAAGGCTGTTGAAAAGGCTCAGAGCACCGATGTGGACAAGGTTCTGAAAGCCATTGTGGGCCTTGAGACCCCCAACCTCACCGGCGGCGTGGCCAAGGTCCTGCCCAACCACCACATCACCAAGCCCGTGCTGATCGGCGAAATTCAGGCCGACGGCCAATTCCAGGTGGTATGGGAAACTCCTTCCGTGGTTCCCGGCGAAGCGTGGTCGCACTACCTGCCCGAATCCAAGGATCTGATCGGCGACTGGACCGACCCCATCAACTGCGGCAACTACAATACCAAGACCAAGAAGTGCGGCGGCGCTTCAAAATAG
- the urtE gene encoding urea ABC transporter ATP-binding subunit UrtE produces MLHITGLNQFYGESHILRDVNLALTAGSCACLMGRNGVGKTTLLQCIMGVLPARSGHIFLEKTDLLPLPVERRAALGIGYVPQGRQIFPLLTVRENMELSLPMRKDKARDIPPFIFDFFPVLGEMMHRRGGDLSGGQQQQLAIARALTLEPRLLILDEPTEGIQPNIVRDIATTIRRLNEEMGLTVLLVEQKVPFARRMADTYMIMDRGHIVSQGDMRGLDDATVKAFLSV; encoded by the coding sequence ATGTTGCATATCACAGGTCTTAACCAGTTTTATGGCGAAAGCCACATCCTGCGCGACGTCAACCTCGCGTTGACAGCCGGTTCGTGCGCCTGCCTCATGGGGCGCAACGGCGTGGGCAAAACCACGCTGCTCCAGTGCATCATGGGCGTGCTGCCCGCACGTTCCGGCCATATTTTTCTTGAAAAAACGGACTTGCTTCCTCTGCCTGTGGAGCGCCGGGCAGCCCTGGGCATCGGTTATGTGCCGCAGGGCCGCCAAATTTTCCCCTTGCTGACCGTTCGCGAAAATATGGAACTCTCGCTGCCCATGCGCAAGGATAAGGCCAGGGACATTCCTCCGTTCATCTTTGATTTTTTCCCCGTGCTGGGCGAAATGATGCACCGGAGAGGCGGCGATCTTTCCGGCGGCCAGCAGCAACAGCTTGCCATTGCAAGGGCGCTCACGCTGGAGCCGCGCCTGCTCATTCTGGATGAACCAACCGAGGGCATTCAGCCCAATATTGTGCGCGACATCGCCACAACCATCCGCAGGCTCAACGAAGAAATGGGCCTCACCGTGCTGCTGGTGGAACAAAAAGTGCCTTTTGCCCGCCGCATGGCAGATACCTATATGATTATGGATCGCGGCCACATCGTTTCGCAGGGCGACATGCGCGGCCTTGACGACGCCACGGTCAAAGCCTTTCTGAGCGTTTGA